The sequence TTGCAGGACCAGCTCCAGGACGTGCTCACTACCCTTTCCGAGCGTGAGGCAGGCGTTGTCCGTTTGCGCTTCGGCCTCACCGATGGCATGCCGCGCACTTTAGACGAAATCGGTCAAGTCTACGGCGTTACTCGCGAGCGTATTCGCCAGATCGAATCAAAAACCATGTCGAAGCTACGCCACCCATCGCGTTCCCAGGTCCTGCGCGATTACCTGGACTAGACAAGCACGACAATCAAAAATTTTGCGGCGAAGATGCGACAGCTTCTTCGCCGCTTTTCGCATTCCCTCACGAGTACCGAGGCTCGGTGGTCAATGGGCACCAGGACCCACGTCTGTAACCCCAACAGCCCAATCATGAACATGGGGGCAAAGGGATCAGTCGCGGTCCCAACCCAGCCTAATGATCAATGCCAGCATCGCCATGAGTAGTGGCGTGTGCTCGGGGCGACGGCCTTCGGCAGGGAGCAGGGCCACGACAGCTAGCGCGGCAGCACCCGCTCCTGGCCCAGTTGTGAGCACTGAGAGCAAAATCCCAACGACAAGGCGATGAACACAAGCACCAGCGCCTGCAACGACCACGGATTCGGAGCTGGGTACGCTTCCTTCTGCGGCGGCGCGTTGGGTTCAGCACCTACAACCTGACTTAGGTCATGGGTGGGTGAGTAACGTCACTCTTGACACTGTTACCTGTTGGTTTTCATCGGCGGGGAGGAATTTTTCCGCACTAAGTGGGTAGTGCCGGGGGTGTTCAGTAGTCTGATTTTTGTGAGTCCTTATATTCGCACCGTCAAGACCGCTTCTGGGGCGACGGCGGTGCAGGTGGTGTTCTCTGAACGCAAAGGTGCGAAAAGGATGAAGCATATCGGCTCAGCACATTCAGAGTCTGAGCTTGCGCTTTTAAGAGCTGAAGCTCAACGCATCGTCGATGGTGACCAACTCGCAATGGACTTCGGCGAGGTGAAACACATCCCACCGGCAACAGGCAGCGTTTCCAACCCGCTGCCGGTAGTCGGTCAGCGTGCCGGATACTTGCTGGACTGTATTGATGCGTGTTTCAACGAGTTAGGCCTTGCTGCAGCAAGCGGTGATGATCCGGTGTTTCGCGATCTGGTGCGTGCCCGGATCATCCATCCCGGCTCAAAGCTGGATTCCATCGAGACTCTTGCCGAGGTTGGCATCACCAGCGCAAGCTACCGCACTATCCAGAGGCGTCTTCCCACCTTCGCGACCGAATCGTTTGGGGAGACACTAACCCAAGTGTTGGCCCATCATGCAGGTATCGGGCCAGGCGCATTCATCTTGTACGACGTGACCACCTTGTACTTTGAAACCGATACTCCTGATGAGCTTCGCAAACCCGGGTTTTCCAAAGAGCGCCGTGTAGAGCCACAAATCCTTGTCGGGCTGCTTACTGATGCCACCGGGTTTCCACTGCATGTTGGCGCGTTTGCTGGCAACTCGGCAGAAACCCACACGATGCTGCCGATGATCACACGGTTCCAAGAGGCCTACCAGCTCGACGAGGTCACCGTCGTTGCTGATGCAGGCATGTTTTCAGCAGCGAACAAACAAGCACTCATTGACGCAGGGCTGCACTACATTTTGTCGGTGAAAACCCCCACCGTGCCAGAGGTAATTGAAACCTGGCGGCGGGAAAACCCCGGTGAAGACTACACCCACGGCCAGATCTGGACACAAGCCTCGGCAAGCGATGGGCGCAAACACACAACCCCGAATACGGTGACGCATTACCAGTACTCCCACGATCGGGCTAGGCGCAGCCTGCGCGGAATCAAAGAGCAAGTCGCAAAAGCTAAACGGGCTGTTGACGGCGATATCGCTATCAAGCGTAACCGCTATATCGATCTTTCCGCTCCGAACAAGAAGGTCAACTACGCTCTTGCTGCCAAACACCGAGCCCTAGCCGGAATTAAAGGCTATGAAACCGACCTGACCGCTCTTGACGCCCAGGAGGTTATCGGGCATTACCGCAGGTTATTCAACATTGAGAAATCGTTTCGGATGTCGAAATCAGACCTGAAAGCACGCCCAATCTACGCCAGGAAACAAGACTCGATCACAGCACATCTCAATATTGTGATGGCAGCACTAGCCGTGGCCCACCTGATGGAGACCCGCAGTGGTCAATCCATCAAGCGCCTCGTGAGAACACTCAAGAAATACCGCAGCTTTCAACTCGTCATTGGTGACGAAACCATTCACGCCGCCGTACCACTCCCGCCCGACCTCACCGCCACCATCCAGGCAATCACCGGCCACGAACTTCCGCACTAAATTGGCCTAAGTCAGGCCATGAGTAGTGGCGTGTGCTCGGGGCGACGGCCTTCGGCAGGGAGCAGGGCCACGACAGCTAGCGCGGCAGCACCCGCTCCTGGCCCAGTTGTGAGCACTGAGAGCAAAATCCCAACGACAAGGCGATGAACACAAGCACCAGCGCCTGCAACGACCACGGATTCGGAGCTGGGTACGCTTCCTTCTGCGGCGGCGCGTTGGGTTCAGCACCTACAAGAGAACACTGCTGGGTTACGCATCACGCCTTAGGTAAATATGCAGGAGGTCTCCTTCTTTGCGGGGGACGTTGTCCACTGTTCTGGTTCTCCCCTGCAGATCCGATGTCGCGTCGTGAGCCTAATCGTCGAGACCAGCTGCGATAGCATCGGCAATCTGATCGATGATTTCCTTGTCCCCTACAGCACCGCTCACCGTGATGGAAGCACCTTGAGTGGCACCGAGCGACATCAGCATCATCGCCGAGTCTGCCTCGGCTTCTTCACCGCCGAAGGCAATGGTGATGTCGCCCTCAGCCTCCGCGGCGATCTCAGCAACCTTCGACGCGGGACGGGCGTGGAGTCCTGCTTCATCGGTCACCGTCACTGCGCGGGAATACTCACCGTCACTGTTCGTTCCACGTTCACTATCTGCTTCTGCAGATTTGGCGTCCTGTGGCGCAGCGAAAACCTCGATTGCCCTTCCTGCGGCCGCGGACACAGCGTCTAGATCGTCACCTTGCTGGGCGGCGGTAGCAGCAGCGATGGCTGCTTCCACCAACGGGGCATCAACAAACCGAACCGAGTCATCCTCTAGGAACTCAAGTACAGATTCCACAGTCATCGTGGCCGATCCCAAGTCAGTGAGCACAACCACACCTAAGTCTTGTCCAAGGACTTCCTTAATGGCTCCTTCAATGAGGTCATAAGACGTGCCGATTCCGCCGCCCTCGAGGCCGCCGGCAGCGCGGATTGTGACATCGGCCGCCATTTGGGTCGAAAGCTCCGCCAAGCCTTCTGCGAGCTTTGCCGAGTGTGACACCAGAACAAGTCCTACTATTGGCTGGGCCATGGCTACGTCTCCTGTCCCGCGGTCTCGGCAGCATCGGCCGCCGCGGCAATGAAGAGAGCCGTGGATGCGGCACCTGGATCCTTATGCCCAACCGAGCGCTCGCCCAAGTAGGATGCTCTCCCCTTGGTGGCAACCATCGGGACAGTGGCCTCCGCGCCCTCCGCTGCAGCCTCTGCTGCAGCGCGCAGAACTTCCGCGGGGTTGTGGCCGGCGTCGGCCGCGTGACGGGCGGCGCGTGCGGCTGGTGCCCACGCGTCCACCATGGTCTTTTCCCCTTCTGTGGCCTTGCCGCGAGTTGTGATTCCCTCCAGCGCAGCTTCGATGATGCTTGCTGTTGTCGGAGCGTCGAGGTCACCGGTACCAGCGGCTTTGGCAGCACGCAGGAAGGCTGTGCCCAGTAACGGGCCGGATGCACCGCCGACCGTGGACATAAGGGTTTTAGCGGTGAGTTTGAGCACTTCAGCGACGGTGGAGCCGTCCGCGGTGGTCTCGTCGGTCACTGCGCCAACGACGGCTCGGAAGCCACGGTCGACGTTTTCGCCATGGTCACTATCACCAATCACGCGGTCAAGTTCGATGAGCTCCTCGCGGTGCTCGTGGGCAGCGGCAGCACAGTTATTTATCCACGCCTGTGCCCAGTCAGTTGAAAGGTTGGTCATGGTTACACTCCTTGGCGTAGAGCAGCCGTGTGGCAGGGGGCGTCGAAAAGGGCAAGGTCGTCGTCGTCAGCGCGCATGATGCTGACAGAACAGCCCGCCATGTCAAGGCTAGTGACGAAGTTGCCCACGAGAGAGCGCTCAATTGTCACGCCGATCTCCGTCAGGCGCTGAGACACGCGGCGATAGACCACGTAGAGCTCGGAGGCTGGAGTGCCGCCCATACCATTCACTACGACGATGGTGCGCTCGCCTTCCTTGAGTTCTAAGTCCGCCACAATCGGGTCCAAGAGGTGGTCAGTGACATCATCAGCGGAAACAAGCGGGATTTCCTTGCGTCCGGGCTCGCCATGGATGCCAACGCCAAGTTCAACCTCGTCATCACCCAAGTCGAAGGACGGCTTGCCCACGTGCGGGACGGTACAGGCCGTCAGTGCTGCGCCCATGGTAGCGGTGTTCTCCACCACCTTCTTTGCCACCTCAGTCACCGCAGCGATGTCATCGCCGCGCTCCGCCGCGGCACCGGCTAGCTTTTCCACGAGGAGGGTGCCAGCGACGCCACGGCGACCGGCGGTGAACGTGGAGTCTTCAACAGCCACGTCATCATCAACAATGACCTGGCTAACCTCAATGTCATCGAACTCTGCGAGTTCGGCAGCTGTGTCAAAATTGAGGACATCGCCGGTGTAGTTCTTCACGATGTAAAGCACACCCGCGCCTGCATTGACTGCTTCGGTGGCAGCTTGGATGGCATCGGGAGTCGGTGAGGTGAACATGGCCCCCGGTACAGCGGCATCCAGCATGCCGTGCCCCACAAATCCTGCGTGGAGCGGCTCGTGCCCAGAGCCACCTCCCGATACAATCGCGACCTTGCCGTCGTTCTTCTTGTCTTTACGGGCAACGAAAAGCGGATCCGTCGCGCGCGTGACGATGTCGCTGTGTGCGAGGGCAAACCCCTCAACCGATTCAGCAACGACGTTCTCAGGTGAGTTGATGAGCTTTTTCATCATCCATCTCCTTGGAGTTTCTTTGCCCTGAGGCACATGTTCAGGATGATGCCGAGCTTACACGCGATACAATAAGTAACACCGTTCACTTCGTGGGGCCTGAGATACCTCTGCACCGTCTTCCAGTGCCTTAGATAGGCGTCACCACTTCCGCAGATAGTCAATTCGCTCGCGTAACTGGTCTGCGTCGCACAACGCGGTGGGCGGCCCACCGCAGGCCTTGCGCGCCTCCGTGTGAATCGCGCCGTGGGGACGGCCAGTGCGCTGAGCGGTGATCGACACGACTGTGTTGAGTTCCTTACGAAGGGCCGAGATCTCGTCAACAACGCCAGCGTCGGAACCCGCAGTGCTTGGCGACGTCCCCCCAGCACCCCCTGCTGCCCGATTCTTCGGGGCATGCGGAGTGCCATAGAGCTTGCGACGCTGCTCCGCGGCAGCCTCTGCAGCCCGGCGCGCCTTCTCCTCTGCCTCGCGGCGGTCCATTTCTTCCGACTGCTTCTTGCGAAGGAGATCCTTGACCTGGTCAGCGTCAAGGAGTCCCGGAATTCCGAGGAAGTCCTCGTCCTCATCGGTGATGGCCCCTGTGTTGAACTGGGAGCCGTTGTAGAGCAGACCCGAGAATTCTGCTTCGGCGCCAAGGGATTCGTAGGAGGGTTCGAGCACGTCAGGTTCGGACTTCTTTTGGTTGGCCTCTTCGAGTAGCTCATCGTCCCAGCCTTCCTTGTCGGGGTTCTTCTCCCCTCCCAGGACGTGATCGCGTTGTTTCTCCATGTTCTCGGCCAAGCCCAACAAAACGGGCACGGAGGGCAGGAAGACGGAAGCGGTTTCGCCCGGCATGCGGGAGCGCACGAAGCGACCGATGGCCTGGGCGAAAAAGAGCGGGGTCGAGGCGGAGGTGGCGTACACGCCCACGGCGAGGCGGGGAACGTCAACACCTTCAGACACCATGCGCACAGCCACCATCCACTCGTCGGTGGACTCAGAGAATTCAGCAATGCGTGCCGAGGAGCCCGGGTCATCAGACAGAATCACCGAGACCGGTGTGTTGGAGATCTGTTTGAGGATCTTGGCGTAGGCACGGGCTGTCGTTGTGTCGGTAGCGAGGACGAGTCCACCGGCGTCCGGCATATTGCGGCGCATCTGCATCAGCCGGGTGTGCGCAGCGTGTAAGACGGTGGGGATCCATTCGCCCTTGGGGTCGAGGGCCGTGCGCCAAGCGCGGGCGGTCTGCTCCGGGTTGAGGATGTCCCCTAGGCGCGCTGCGTGTTCCTCGCCGGCGCTATCGCGCCAACGGGATTCGCCCGAGTAGCTGAGGAAGACAACGGGGCGCACGACGCCGTCGGCAAGCGCATCGCCATAGCCATACGTGTGGTCGGAGCGGGAGACAAGGTGGCCTTCCCCATCTTCCTCATAACGCACAAACGGAATCTGCGAATCATCTGAGCGGAAGGGAGTACCCGTCAAGGCCAGGCGGTGCTCGGCGTCGTCATAAGCTTCGCGCACACCGTCACCCCAACTTTTCGCGTCACCTGCGTGGTGAATCTCATCGAGGATCACCAACGTGCGCCGCGCCGAGGCCACCGCGCGGTGTTTGTAGGGGTGCATACCCACCTGTGCGTAGGTCACCACGACTCCATCCATGGCAGGATTCACGCCAGAAGAGTTGGTGAATTTCGGGTCTAGCGCCAGCCCCACGCGGGAGGCAGCTTCGGACCACTGCACCTTGAGGTGTTCCGTTGGTACGACCACGATGACGCGCTCGACGGTGCGGTCCGCCATGAGTTCGGTGGCTACGCGCAGGGCGAAGGTGGTCTTACCTGCGCCCGGTGTTGCCACCGCCATAAAATCCTTCGGCTTGGCGGCAAGGAACTTATCCAGTGCCGCGCGCTGCCACACACGCAAAGAACCGTTATTGGCAAATCTTCGTGCTGATGACTGTGTTGACACGGTCAGCGACTATCCCCCTCTAGTTATCCCAAAATCCCGAAACTATGTTGATTTTTCTGCGCAGGTGTGAGCCTCGTGGAACTGCTCATACCCGAAGCACGTTCCCTCGTACCTGACAACCAGATGCTCCGCGCAGGGAACGGAGGCACTTTAGCGGCGGCGCAGGCTCTTGTATTCGCGCTCGCAGTCAGGACACACGGGTGAACCAGGCTTGGCTTGCTTGGTCACCGGGAAGGTCTCGCCGCACAGGGCAACGACGTACTTTCCGTTGACCGCGGAATCGAGGATCTGGTTCTTCTTGACGTAGTGGAAGAACTTCGGGGTGTCATCACCCGTGGACGTATCCTCACGAACATCTGGACGTTCAATAGTCTTAGTCGTCGTACTCACGCCCCCTATCATGCCGTATCGGTATCGAAGTTGGCGAGTCCTCCCGCTACCCTAGTGAGCATGACCCCAACGAACTCGCGCGATAACGCAGACCTATCCCCACAATCGGGGCGGAAACGTGGCCGAGTGTTTGGGCGTGAAACCCACCTCATCACCTCGGCCAAACTCGCCCCTGGGCAGGATCGGCATCGCCGCGAGGTTATCTATTTTGTGCTGCAGTTCTTGCGTATTCCTTCCCTTATCCTTGCGGGAATTATGGCCTACGCCTGGCAGTGGTGGATTCCGGCCGCGATTGTCGTAGCCGTTACGTTTCCCCTGCCATGGATTGCCGTCGTCATTGGCAACAGTCGCGGCCAGAAGAAAGACAAGCGTGAAAAGTCGGTGTACAAACCTGCTCTGGCACGCCAGATGGCGCAAGCTCAGCGGGAGCAACTGGAGCAGCGTGCACGCGGAGCGCTGCCTGACGCTCAGCAGGCCTCGACACCGGACACGATTGACCATGATGATGAATAGCCAGCTCGTTACTGAATGTAAGGATTGATCTTGACCACGCATGATTCCTCACCCTTCGGCCCAGCCATGAATCCGGATCACCCCGTCGCGGAGGTGGCCACGGAGCTGGCCCACGCGCTTAGCAGCGCGGGTTTTACGGCCGACGGCATCGCTGGGCACCTAGGCCCTGAGTACACCGAAGCTTTACACCGCGGAGAGCCTGCAGCTGTAGCGCTAGGCGCGAGCGGCGATTCTGGTCTAGATCACCTCATCCGTATCTTCGTACTGCACGAGCACGTGCCAGCGACTCTTCTGTCTGATGTCCTTGGGGCCCGCTTGGCCGCCAAGCTTCTGGATTCGGGGGTGGCCGAAACCGACGAACACGGAACCGTGTTCGTGGCCTACGACATCCGCCCGCATGTCATCGTAGGACGCAACCGTCTGGTGTTCTCTGATGTTGATGCCTCCCTTGTTGATCATGTTCCGGGGCCCGATCATGTGCTGGGAGTAGGCTCGGCCAGCCTCTCCCTGCTGCATTCAACGCCGACGTCCCCTGTGAGCTCTGTGCTGGATCTGGGCACCGGTTCTGGAGTGCAGTTGTTGGGTCAGCTGGATTCTGCCGAACGCATTGTGGCCACGGATGTCCATGAACGCGCCCTCGACCTAGCACGCGCCACAGTCACGGCTGCCGGGGCGACTCAACGCGTGGATCTGCGGGGTGGTTCCTGGTTCGAGCCCGTAGCTGGCGAGCGTTTCGACCGGATTGTGGCTAACCCACCCTTTGTTGTGGGCCTGCCGGAGGTCGGCCATGTCTATCGCGATTCGGGGCTTAACCTCGATGGTGCAAGTGAACTTGTCGTTTCGCAGGTTACCGAGCACCTCAACCCGGGTGGCACGGCCCACCTGTTAGCCGCATGGGTGCACCAGGGTGAGGAGTCCTGGCAGCAGCGCGTCGCCTCGTGGCTGCCGGACACCGGAGTGGCGGCGTGGATCATTCAGCGTGACGTTGCCGATCCCGCACTGTATGTCTCCACGTGGCTCACCGATGAGTCCGTCGATGTCCGCAGCGCTGAGGGCCGAGCCCGCTCGCGCGAATGGCTGCAGCATTTCCACGACAATGAGGTCACTGGTATCGGATTTGGTTTCGTGGCTATCCAGCGCATTGGGGATGATGAGCCTTCGGACATTTTGGCTGAAGATATGTCCCAGCCCGTCGTCGATCCGTTAGGCCCGGAGGTTGAGGAATACTTTGCCCGTGTGGAGTGGCTGCGCGGTCTGGTGCCTG is a genomic window of Corynebacterium singulare containing:
- a CDS encoding DUF3039 domain-containing protein, translated to MIGGVSTTTKTIERPDVREDTSTGDDTPKFFHYVKKNQILDSAVNGKYVVALCGETFPVTKQAKPGSPVCPDCEREYKSLRRR
- a CDS encoding DUF7782 domain-containing protein; protein product: MNPDHPVAEVATELAHALSSAGFTADGIAGHLGPEYTEALHRGEPAAVALGASGDSGLDHLIRIFVLHEHVPATLLSDVLGARLAAKLLDSGVAETDEHGTVFVAYDIRPHVIVGRNRLVFSDVDASLVDHVPGPDHVLGVGSASLSLLHSTPTSPVSSVLDLGTGSGVQLLGQLDSAERIVATDVHERALDLARATVTAAGATQRVDLRGGSWFEPVAGERFDRIVANPPFVVGLPEVGHVYRDSGLNLDGASELVVSQVTEHLNPGGTAHLLAAWVHQGEESWQQRVASWLPDTGVAAWIIQRDVADPALYVSTWLTDESVDVRSAEGRARSREWLQHFHDNEVTGIGFGFVAIQRIGDDEPSDILAEDMSQPVVDPLGPEVEEYFARVEWLRGLVPGELETKHVQLRPGVAREDIALPDTEIGMGFERAALRLTRTDGPRWQHDIDEHLAAIVAGLNPQGLSIGETIGLYAAAQGYDEAALVDAALPAIVDLIRHGLLIPTELLAFSNTD
- the dhaM gene encoding dihydroxyacetone kinase phosphoryl donor subunit DhaM — its product is MAQPIVGLVLVSHSAKLAEGLAELSTQMAADVTIRAAGGLEGGGIGTSYDLIEGAIKEVLGQDLGVVVLTDLGSATMTVESVLEFLEDDSVRFVDAPLVEAAIAAATAAQQGDDLDAVSAAAGRAIEVFAAPQDAKSAEADSERGTNSDGEYSRAVTVTDEAGLHARPASKVAEIAAEAEGDITIAFGGEEAEADSAMMLMSLGATQGASITVSGAVGDKEIIDQIADAIAAGLDD
- a CDS encoding DUF3099 domain-containing protein, whose protein sequence is MTPTNSRDNADLSPQSGRKRGRVFGRETHLITSAKLAPGQDRHRREVIYFVLQFLRIPSLILAGIMAYAWQWWIPAAIVVAVTFPLPWIAVVIGNSRGQKKDKREKSVYKPALARQMAQAQREQLEQRARGALPDAQQASTPDTIDHDDE
- a CDS encoding IS1634 family transposase; this encodes MSPYIRTVKTASGATAVQVVFSERKGAKRMKHIGSAHSESELALLRAEAQRIVDGDQLAMDFGEVKHIPPATGSVSNPLPVVGQRAGYLLDCIDACFNELGLAAASGDDPVFRDLVRARIIHPGSKLDSIETLAEVGITSASYRTIQRRLPTFATESFGETLTQVLAHHAGIGPGAFILYDVTTLYFETDTPDELRKPGFSKERRVEPQILVGLLTDATGFPLHVGAFAGNSAETHTMLPMITRFQEAYQLDEVTVVADAGMFSAANKQALIDAGLHYILSVKTPTVPEVIETWRRENPGEDYTHGQIWTQASASDGRKHTTPNTVTHYQYSHDRARRSLRGIKEQVAKAKRAVDGDIAIKRNRYIDLSAPNKKVNYALAAKHRALAGIKGYETDLTALDAQEVIGHYRRLFNIEKSFRMSKSDLKARPIYARKQDSITAHLNIVMAALAVAHLMETRSGQSIKRLVRTLKKYRSFQLVIGDETIHAAVPLPPDLTATIQAITGHELPH
- the dhaK gene encoding dihydroxyacetone kinase subunit DhaK; protein product: MKKLINSPENVVAESVEGFALAHSDIVTRATDPLFVARKDKKNDGKVAIVSGGGSGHEPLHAGFVGHGMLDAAVPGAMFTSPTPDAIQAATEAVNAGAGVLYIVKNYTGDVLNFDTAAELAEFDDIEVSQVIVDDDVAVEDSTFTAGRRGVAGTLLVEKLAGAAAERGDDIAAVTEVAKKVVENTATMGAALTACTVPHVGKPSFDLGDDEVELGVGIHGEPGRKEIPLVSADDVTDHLLDPIVADLELKEGERTIVVVNGMGGTPASELYVVYRRVSQRLTEIGVTIERSLVGNFVTSLDMAGCSVSIMRADDDDLALFDAPCHTAALRQGV
- a CDS encoding DEAD/DEAH box helicase: MSTQSSARRFANNGSLRVWQRAALDKFLAAKPKDFMAVATPGAGKTTFALRVATELMADRTVERVIVVVPTEHLKVQWSEAASRVGLALDPKFTNSSGVNPAMDGVVVTYAQVGMHPYKHRAVASARRTLVILDEIHHAGDAKSWGDGVREAYDDAEHRLALTGTPFRSDDSQIPFVRYEEDGEGHLVSRSDHTYGYGDALADGVVRPVVFLSYSGESRWRDSAGEEHAARLGDILNPEQTARAWRTALDPKGEWIPTVLHAAHTRLMQMRRNMPDAGGLVLATDTTTARAYAKILKQISNTPVSVILSDDPGSSARIAEFSESTDEWMVAVRMVSEGVDVPRLAVGVYATSASTPLFFAQAIGRFVRSRMPGETASVFLPSVPVLLGLAENMEKQRDHVLGGEKNPDKEGWDDELLEEANQKKSEPDVLEPSYESLGAEAEFSGLLYNGSQFNTGAITDEDEDFLGIPGLLDADQVKDLLRKKQSEEMDRREAEEKARRAAEAAAEQRRKLYGTPHAPKNRAAGGAGGTSPSTAGSDAGVVDEISALRKELNTVVSITAQRTGRPHGAIHTEARKACGGPPTALCDADQLRERIDYLRKW
- the dhaL gene encoding dihydroxyacetone kinase subunit DhaL; translated protein: MTNLSTDWAQAWINNCAAAAHEHREELIELDRVIGDSDHGENVDRGFRAVVGAVTDETTADGSTVAEVLKLTAKTLMSTVGGASGPLLGTAFLRAAKAAGTGDLDAPTTASIIEAALEGITTRGKATEGEKTMVDAWAPAARAARHAADAGHNPAEVLRAAAEAAAEGAEATVPMVATKGRASYLGERSVGHKDPGAASTALFIAAAADAAETAGQET